Genomic segment of Streptomyces sp. NBC_01210:
AGAGCATGTTCGCCTTTCTGCGCCACTGGATGGCTCAGAACGGAGATTCCGGTTCCGGATATGACAGGGCCATGGCGGACATCAGGTCGCTGGCCGCGGACAACGTCGACCGCAGCGAGATCAATCGCACCTACTACCGGCTCTTCAAGGGCGTATCGCAGCAGGAACTGGTGGCGGCGGGCCGCGATTGGTACGACGGGTACCGGAACGGGCCCACCGCATTCGTCGGAGCCACGCTCGACGCCCTGGACGGGCACCGCGCGGCCGGGGATCTGATCTGCCTTGTCTCCGGTTCGTTCCGTGCCGTTCTCGAGCCGCTCGCCGAGGAGATCGCGGCGGAAATCATTCTGTGCACCGAGCCCGTGGTCGGCGAGGACGGGCTGCTCACCGGTGAGGTGCACCAACCGATGATCGGCGCGGCGAAGACCGCCGCGGTGGCCGGCGCGATCGCCGCCCACCGCCTCTCACCTGCGGATTGCTATGGATACGGCGATCATCTGTCCGACCTGGGCCTGCTGGAACAGGTCGGTAACCCGCATGTCGTGGATGTCGACCCGGCGCTGGTGGCCCTCGCGAAGGAGCGGG
This window contains:
- a CDS encoding HAD family hydrolase — encoded protein: MTSARRSAFFDADETVITAKSMFAFLRHWMAQNGDSGSGYDRAMADIRSLAADNVDRSEINRTYYRLFKGVSQQELVAAGRDWYDGYRNGPTAFVGATLDALDGHRAAGDLICLVSGSFRAVLEPLAEEIAAEIILCTEPVVGEDGLLTGEVHQPMIGAAKTAAVAGAIAAHRLSPADCYGYGDHLSDLGLLEQVGNPHVVDVDPALVALAKERGWPVLPSAPTALRQRD